Proteins from one Erysipelothrix larvae genomic window:
- the prfB gene encoding peptide chain release factor 2 (programmed frameshift): protein MELFEMVQSIEHHHEELKALGDSLDVATKRNQIKELEDGMLVDGFWDDHKQSQQHIQTLNQLKNLVETFDDLSSRTEFCSEGIELIKDTMDEEFKASLEEELTSLDKDMDSFSVLVLLSHDYDQKNAILELHPGAGGTESQDFAQMLYRMYTRWAQKHNFKLEVLDYLDGDEAGIKSVTVLVKGPYAYGYLKAEKGVHRLVRISPFDSSGRRHTSFASVDVAPEFDESVEITINPEDISVDTMRASGAGGQHINKTDSAVRITHHPTGIVVSCQSGRSQLQNREEALNMLKSKLYQLEIEAQQAKIAQLKGDQKLIEWGSQIRSYVVHPYTMVKDHRTTHETSQLQDVLDGDIDDFIEAYLKMNIRG from the exons GAAGAACTGAAAGCGCTCGGTGATTCACTT GACGTCGCTACAAAGCGAAATCAAATAAAAGAATTAGAAGATGGAATGCTTGTTGACGGGTTTTGGGATGACCATAAACAAAGTCAACAGCATATCCAAACCCTTAACCAACTGAAAAACTTGGTTGAGACTTTTGATGACTTATCAAGTCGTACAGAATTTTGTTCTGAAGGAATTGAACTTATCAAAGATACAATGGACGAGGAATTCAAAGCATCGCTTGAAGAAGAACTCACATCGCTTGATAAAGATATGGACTCATTCAGTGTCTTAGTCTTATTAAGTCATGATTATGATCAAAAAAATGCGATTCTTGAATTACATCCAGGTGCAGGTGGTACTGAAAGCCAGGACTTTGCACAAATGTTGTATCGGATGTATACACGGTGGGCCCAAAAGCATAACTTTAAACTCGAGGTACTCGACTACCTTGATGGGGATGAGGCTGGGATAAAATCCGTGACTGTATTAGTTAAAGGTCCATATGCTTATGGGTATTTGAAAGCTGAAAAAGGGGTACATCGTCTTGTAAGAATCAGCCCATTCGATTCTTCGGGAAGACGCCATACATCCTTTGCATCTGTAGATGTAGCACCTGAATTTGATGAAAGTGTTGAGATTACAATCAACCCTGAAGATATAAGTGTGGATACAATGCGTGCAAGTGGTGCCGGTGGGCAACACATAAACAAAACAGATTCTGCCGTTAGAATCACACACCATCCCACAGGAATTGTGGTATCATGTCAGTCAGGACGCAGCCAACTTCAAAACCGTGAAGAAGCATTAAATATGTTGAAAAGCAAGTTGTACCAACTAGAAATTGAAGCGCAACAAGCAAAAATTGCGCAATTAAAGGGAGATCAGAAGTTAATAGAATGGGGATCACAGATTCGTTCATACGTTGTGCATCCTTATACTATGGTTAAAGATCATCGAACAACCCATGAAACAAGTCAATTACAAGATGTGTTGGATGGTGACATTGATGATTTTATTGAAGCATATTTGAAAATGAATATCAGGGGGTAG